The following coding sequences lie in one Panicum virgatum strain AP13 chromosome 6N, P.virgatum_v5, whole genome shotgun sequence genomic window:
- the LOC120679945 gene encoding putative glycerol-3-phosphate transporter 1 produces MAQSNDMMSRKPPGLRLFGSAGSLRTYQTLVLVLTFFAYTCFHMTRKITSIVKSALDPQTKVGFSHWGRLHASNSLNMGWLPFNTVDGSALLGEIDVAFLAVYSVGMFFAGHIGDRMDLRIFLTIGMLGTAIFTTLFGAGYWLNVHNFYYFLVIQMISGLFQSIGWPSVVAVVGNWFGKSKRGLIMGIWNAHTSIGNIAGSLLAAFLLKFGWGWSFAIPSLIMAFVGLIVYIFLPINPEVMEIDIDSGEFNCEKDTVKEHLLEPGQEVKHKAVGFLEAWRIPGVAPFALCLFFSKLVAYTFLYWLPFYISHTRIGGEYLSDAMAGSLSTIFDVGGVLGGVLAGHISDRLNARAITAASFMYCAIPALFLYRTYGSMSIVWNICLMFITGMFVNGPYALITTAVSTDLGTHSSLNGNSRALATVTAIIDGTGSVGAAIGPLLTGYISSKSWSAVFTMLMAAALLAGLLLTKLVCAELKGKVHSNASKDATDSDTQGTYSNEV; encoded by the exons ATGGCTCAGTCTAATGACATGATGAGCAGGAAACCCCCCGGCCTTCGGTTATTTGGAAGTGCCGGTTCTCTAAGAACATACCAAACACTTGTCCTGGTTCTTACATTCTTTGCTTACACATGCTTTCATATGACTCGGAAGATCACAAGCATTGTCAAGAGTGCACTTGATCCCCAGACAAAGGTTGGTTTTTCTCACTGGGGACGATTGCATGCAAGCAACAGCTTAAACATGGGCTGGTTGCCATTTAACACCGTTGATGGCTCAGCATTGCTTGGTGAGATTGATGTTGCATTCCTTGCTGTATATTCTGTTGGGATGTTCTTTGCTGGACATATTGGTGACCGGATGGATTTAAGGATCTTTCTGACAATCGGCATGCTTGGGACCGCCATATTCACAACTCTCTTTGGTGCTGGTTATTGGTTGAATGTCCACAACTTCTACTATTTCTTGGTTATACAGATGATTTCTGGTCTGTTTCAATCAATCGGGTGGCCTTCAGTTGTTGCTGTTGTTGGAAACTGGTTTGGGAAGAGCAAGAGGGGGTTGATCATGGGCATATGGAATGCACACACGTCTATTGGGAATATAGCTGGCTCATTACTTGCTGCGTTCCTGCTGAAGTTTGGCTGGGGCTGGTCTTTTGCCATCCCCAGCCTGATCATGGCTTTTGTTGGGTTGATAGTGTATATTTTCCTGCCGATTAATCCTGAGGTAATGGAAATAGACATTGACAGTGGGGAATTTAACTGTGAGAAAGATACCGTGAAGGAGCACCTTTTGGAACCAGGCCAAGAAGTGAAACACAAGGCAGTAGGTTTCTTAGAGGCATGGAGGATTCCTGGAGTAGCGCCATTTGCTCTTTGCCTCTTCTTCTCCAAACTGGTAGCATATACCTTCCTGTATTGGCTACCATTCTACATCAGCCATACAC GTATTGGTGGTGAGTACCTCTCTGATGCTATGGCTGGCAGCTTATCTACAATCTTCGATGTTGGTGGTGTGTTGGGAGGAGTTCTTGCTGGTCACATCTCCGATCGCTTAAATGCGCGGGCAATCACAGCTGCTAGTTTCATGTATTGTGCGATACCTGCCCTATTCTTATACCGCACATATGGAAGCATGTCGATAGTTTGGAATATCTGCCTCATGTTCATCACTGGCATGTTTGTCAATGGGCCTTATGCCCTGATCACAACTGCTGTGTCAACTGACCTTGGCACTCACAGTTCTTTGAATGGCAATTCCCGAGCACTGGCCACTGTGACAGCAATCATTGATGGGACAGGATCTGTCGGCGCTGCCATCGGGCCTTTGCTGACAGGATACATCTCATCGAAGAGTTGGAGTGCTGTGTTCACAATGTTGATGGCAGCAGCTCTCCTTGCTGGGCTCCTCTTGACAAAGCTTGTATGTGCTGAGCTGAAAGGAAAAGTGCATTCCAATGCTAGCAAGGACGCCACTGACAGTGACACTCAAGGTACCTACTCAAATGAAGTGTAA